One window from the genome of Apium graveolens cultivar Ventura unplaced genomic scaffold, ASM990537v1 ctg5573, whole genome shotgun sequence encodes:
- the LOC141702709 gene encoding pentatricopeptide repeat-containing protein At5g66520-like, with translation MSTTTTTELPYHLTDKHLPQSTNSPSNLNNLSQKKYFLHLLATACTNSLRNLKQVHALILKTHHVQDHFVAGSLITSYAIPHYGTFSTSIEVLQQVAEPNVFVWNAIIKGCLDNNEPELALSFYHEMVVMDSRANKYTYPPLFKACLIAGASKEGTQIHGRVVKNGLMGDGYIKSSGIQMYSSFKCLKEAKNILYTNGDSDVICFNAMIDGYMKFGKVEDAKLLFEAFEYKNVSSWNAMISGFARCGMIVDAREFFDRMPVKDDVSWSAMIDGYNQGGYYKEGIEIFNIMQKAKIRPRKFVLSSVVSACGNVGALDQGRWIHGYVKKNKVPISAVLGTSFVDMYAKCGRLDMAWEVFEKMKVKEVFSWNAMIGGLAIHGRARDAVGLFEKMKKEMLKPDEITFLNILNACAHGGLVDEGMWYLNNMKDVYGVEPREEHYGCAVDLLGRAGLFFEAEKLIGSMPMEPNGAILGALLGACWKHGNLELGEKVGDILLELEPRNGGRYTLLSNIYAKAGRWEDASRVRKLMKERGVKTNGGSSKIDLEGTCHEFKVGDSTHPQSEEIYSMLEKIIKRLQSQGYLANTSQVLFDIDEADKENAVWHHSERLAIAYGLINATPGAVIRVMKNLRVCEDCHYVTKLISHVYDREIVVRDRSRFHHFKNGKCSCNDFW, from the coding sequence ATGAGCACCACAACCACAACTGAGCTCCCTTATCATCTTACAGACAAACACCTCCCACAAAGTACCAACTCACCTTCTAATTTAAACAATCTCTCCCAGAAAAAATACTTCTTGCACCTTTTAGCCACAGCATGCACCAATTCACTTCGAAACTTAAAGCAAGTTCATGCTTTGATACTAAAAACACACCATGTTCAGGACCACTTTGTAGCTGGTTCTTTAATAACATCCTATGCAATACCTCATTATGGCACTTTCAGCACTTCCATAGAGGTTCTTCAACAAGTTGCTGAGCCAAATGTTTTTGTTTGGAATGCTATTATTAAAGGGTGCTTAGATAACAATGAGCCTGAGTTGGCTCTCTCTTTTTACCATGAGATGGTGGTTATGGATTCAAGGGCCAATAAATACACATACCCTCCATTGTTTAAGGCTTGTTTGATTGCAGGAGCTAGTAAAGAAGGGACTCAAATTCATGGCCGTGTGGTCAAAAATGGACTTATGGGTGATGGATATATAAAGAGTTCTGGGATTCAGATGTACTCTTCTTTTAAGTGTTTGAAGGAAGCTAAGAATATTCTTTATACGAATGGCGACTCGGATGTTATTTGTTTCAATGCTATGATTGATGGGTACATGAAATTCGGAAAAGTTGAGGATGCTAAATTGCTATTTGAGGCATTTGAATATAAGAATGTTAGTTCTTGGAATGCAATGATCAGTGGTTTTGCGCGGTGTGGTATGATTGTGGACGCTAGGGAATTCTTTGATAGGATGCCTGTCAAGGATGATGTATCTTGGAGTGCTATGATTGATGGTTATAATCAAGGGGGTTATTATAAGGAGGGGATAGAAATTTTTAATATAATGCAGAAGGCAAAAATTAGGCCAAGAAAATTTGTTTTGTCCAGTGTGGTTTCTGCCTGTGGTAACGTTGGAGCACTTGATCAAGGTAGATGGATTCATGGGTACGTGAAGAAGAATAAAGTTCCCATTAGTGCAGTTTTAGGAACTTCTTTCGTCGATATGTATGCTAAATGTGGGCGACTGGACATGGCATGGGAGGTTTTTGAAAAAATGAAAGTGAAGGAAGTGTTTTCTTGGAATGCCATGATTGGGGGGTTGGCTATCCATGGCCGGGCAAGAGATGCTGTTGgtctttttgagaagatgaagAAAGAAATGTTGAAACCGGATGAAATCACATTTCTTAACATTTTGAATGCTTGTGCGCATGGAGGGTTAGTGGATGAAGGGATGTGGTATTTGAATAATATGAAGGATGTTTACGGTGTTGAACCCAGAGAGGAGCATTACGGTTGTGCAGTGGACCTCTTAGGAAGAGCCGGGTTATTTTTTGAAGCAGAGAAACTTATAGGCTCCATGCCAATGGAACCTAATGGTGCTATTTTGGGAGCCTTATTAGGAGCATGTTGGAAGCATGGAAATCTCGAATTAGGAGAAAAAGTAGGAGACATTTTACTGGAGTTGGAGCCACGCAATGGCGGACGCTACACACTGTTATCAAACATCTATGCCAAGGCTGGAAGATGGGAAGATGCTTCAAGGGTGAGAAAGTTGATGAAGGAAAGAGGAGTGAAAACAAATGGTGGTAGCAGTAAAATTGATTTGGAAGGAACTTGTCATGAATTTAAAGTAGGAGATTCCACACACCCTCAATCTGAGGAAATATATTCTATGCTGGAAAAGATTATTAAGAGGCTGCAGAGCCAAGGATACTTGGCCAACACAAGTCAAGTATTATTTGACATTGACGAGGCAGATAAAGAGAATGCAGTATGGCACCATAGCGAAAGACTTGCCATAGCTTATGGTCTCATCAATGCCACGCCTGGGGCTGTGATTCGTGTAATGAAAAATCTGAGAGTTTGTGAGGACTGCCATTATGTGACAAAGCTCATTTCACATGTTTATGATAGGGAGATAGTTGTGAGGGATCGTTCTCGATTTCACCACTTTAAGAATGGGAAATGTTCATGTAATGATTTCTGGTAA
- the LOC141702707 gene encoding uncharacterized protein LOC141702707 — protein MCNIDGENMIHAFFDCNFDAQYWSHVNLSYDMRELKCAPDWLLSKLDMCSVEVIIRICTLLWGVWFWRNKRVWEGRVINPVLSMDGAFNSVSEWKKARHASNREVQVSRHQFKKQSSKWMPLEEGALKINVDASVFPGSSTFTMGLVIRDSQGTFVTGKNISFHAVDSVFEAEAIGVKEALSWIKARHLHHTNVLVKTNSLLAIQGINNMTMNWLERFSGGADCYFRICPGSLFILFGNKLIG, from the coding sequence ATGTGTAATATTGATGGTGAAAATATGATACATGCTTTCTTTGATTGTAATTTTGATGCTCAATATTGGAGTCATGTAAATCTCAGTTATGACATGAGGGAGTTAAAGTGTGCTCCAGATTGGTTATTATCTAAACTTGACATGTGCTCGGTTGAGGTGATAATAAGAATTTGTACGTTACTTTGGGGAGTTTGGTTCTGGAGAAACAAGAGGGTTTGGGAAGGTAGAGTAATCAATCCTGTTTTATCTATGGATGGTGCCTTCAATAGTGTATCTGAATGGAAGAAAGCAAGACACGCAAGTAACAGAGAGGTTCAAGTTAGTCGACACCAATTTAAGAAGCAGAGTAGTAAGTGGATGCCTTTGGAGGAAGGTGCTCTGAAGATTAATGTGGATGCATCGGTATTTCCAGGTTCTTCTACTTTCACGATGGGTTTGGTCATTAGAGATTCTCAGGGAACGTTTGTTACAGGTAAGAATATCAGCTTTCATGCAGTGGATAGTGTGTTTGAAGCAGAAGCGATCGGTGTCAAAGAGGCTCTTTCTTGGATCAAGGCTCGTCATCTACATCATACAAATGTGTTGGTAAAAACAAACTCATTGCTCGCTATTCAAGGTATTAACAACATGACAATGAATTGGTTGGAGAGGTTCTCGGGAGGCGCAGATTGTTACTTCAGGATATGCCCGGGGTCTCTATTCATTTTATTCGGAAACAAGCTAATAGGGTAG